DNA from Cuculus canorus isolate bCucCan1 chromosome 34, bCucCan1.pri, whole genome shotgun sequence:
AGTTGTTTGGaccactgggagggactggagggctGTGGGGATACTGGAAGTGTACTGGAAGGTTATTTGGGGCACTGAGCgagactgggaggcactggggatactggggatatACGAGGAAGTTATTTGGGGCACTGAGCGGCAgtggaagggactgggaggaactggaaggTACTGGGGGCCTGTGGGGACACTAGGGATGTACTGGGAAGTTATTTGGACCACTGGAAGCACTGTGAGGGACTGGGGTGGTGTGGGGATACTGGAGATGTACTGGGATGTTatttggggcactgggagagactgggaggcactggggatgctgggaggttgtttggggcactgggagggactggggaggctgtggggataCTAGAGATGTACTGAGAGGTTATTTGGGGCACTgagggagcactggggagcactgggagggactggggggcgGTGGGTACTAGGGGTGTACTGGGAGGTTatttggggcactgggagggactggaagcaCTGGTCCCGCAGGTCCACCCCGAcggggacccccaggacccctcccgCCACACTCGGTTTCTGCTCCTGGCCGAGGCCTACGGGACCCTCAGctccccccgcacccccccccgagaccccccccGGGACACCCCCCCACCGAGGAGTCCCCCGCGCCGAGGAGAGACCCCCCGCCCTGGCAGCCCCCCGCGGTAACGAGGCACGGGGGGGGATTAGGAGGGTCGCATGGGGGCGGGGGGCGTCCcaagggggatgggggggtcccatgggggctgggaggggcttGAAGGAGAGTGCcatgggggctgggggggctttgggggggggtgttgggggggcaTGGAGGATCCTATGAGTGCTGGGGAGGCTTGGGGGGTCCTGGCGGGTCTGGGGGGGTTCCTGCaatcccatgggtgctgggtgggGCTATCTCTGGGGGTCCCTATGAGTCCCGTGGAGTCTGTGGGGGTGTTCCCTGGCTGCTGGGGGGTTCCCTATGGGTTCCATGGAGTCTGGGGGGTCCTTGGGGGATCTCATAATCATTGtttcccccccacacacacagaTCTGACCACAACCAGCGGTACTGGGAGCAGTTCCGCCCCCCTGGGGGCCCCCCTggtgcccccccccgccgcctgctggggctctgcctgctgctcgCAGCCCTGGGGGGGGTGGTGCACGCCCTCGCCTACAGGtggggggggcacccatgggtggggaTGTGGAACACAGAGTTTGAGGGGGGGACGACGACATCTAAGGGGGAGTGCAgccaggttttggggtggacACACCCAGAGGTGGGGGCTGACACCTAAAAGGGGGAGACCTAACAGGGGGGGGCACTCAGAGATGGGGGGGACACACCTAAGGTGGGGCGCCCAGGTATtctcggggcggggggggggtgggggtggggtggaACCAGAGAGTTGGGGGGCACCCGGGGGGGGCGCAACCgaggagtgggggggggggggggggcaacaCCTAAGTGGGGGGGGACCTAATAGAGGGGGAGACCTAATAGGGGACCTAAGGGGGGGGGGACCCAGAGGTGGAGAGAAAGAGTTGAGGGGGCAGCaagagaggtttgggggtgcagagggggagGGGATCTGAGgattgggggtgggggggtgtctCCTCACACagtaccccccccccccgccttcccCCCAGGTACGTGGCTGGGGCCCATGCTGCCTTCCTGGATGAGAGGGACCGGGTGCTGCGGGCAGCCTACGAGCGGGCGCGGAGccggtgggtgctggggggggggaaggggggatcggggatggaggggaggtCAAAGCAAGGCCTGGGGGCGGTCAAAGAGgtgggctgggggtgctgggggaggtcAAAGCAGGGGCTGGATGGGTCAAGTGGGGGGACTGTGGGGGTTACAGGGGGGGACtatgggggctgggggggctatggggctgtATGGGGGTTGAGGGGGCCATGGGTGCCGGGTGGCAGGGAGTGGGGATCTCGGGGGGTCCTTTGGGTGCTGGGAGGGTGAGGGCAGTGTCCCCCCGTGACGTCTAACCCTGTGACCTCTGTCCCCGCAGTGCCGGGTCGCGGGAGGAGGTGCTGGGGCGGCTCCGGGCCTCGCTCCAGCGGGGccggaggggcgggggggggcgaTAAaccctccccttccttccttcaaacCCCCCCTCCCACCGGTGGATGTCAGGGATCCCCGAGGGTGAGTTCCCATGGCCATATATGGGCAGTGACGTTGCGTAGGGGCGTGACCCGGGCGCCTCCTCACCGTAGCCCGCCTCTATGACCATATATGGACAGTGACGTCATGGCGGGGCATACCCGCCTCCTGCCCCATGCCCATATATGGCAAGCGAGGGTGTCCCTGCTGCTAAACCCGCCCCATGCCCATATATGGCAAGTGATGTCATGGCAGGTGGACACGCCCCCAGTCCCTCCTCTGTTCCCCGTCCCCTATGACTATATATGG
Protein-coding regions in this window:
- the DNAJC4 gene encoding dnaJ homolog subfamily C member 4 produces the protein MVVARRAVPMGSWAVAPPSSLRCLGSRAGPPDPYEVLGVRPGATAAEIRAAFLQRCKEVHPDGDPQDPSRHTRFLLLAEAYGTLSSPRTPPRDPPRDTPPPRSPPRRGETPRPGSPPRSDHNQRYWEQFRPPGGPPGAPPRRLLGLCLLLAALGGVVHALAYRYVAGAHAAFLDERDRVLRAAYERARSRAGSREEVLGRLRASLQRGRRGGGGR